The DNA segment CATCGCCCGCAATGGCTCCGATCATCGCTTCCCCTCCTTTTTTCCGCAGGGCGGTCGCCCGCCTTCTCCCGGGCAGACCGCTATCGCGCAATAGCATGTAGTATAATAACCGGTATCATCCCTGCACAAGGCTCCGGCTGTCGCCGGAGCAGACCGCACAGCGGCTGGAGGTATTCCATGCATGTACAGACACTGACTCCGGAACAGATCGACTATGCCCGAACCTTCCACGGCCATTGGTGTCCGGGACTGGCGATGGGGCTGCGGATCGCCGAGAGGGCCCTGGCCACCGTGGGTCCCAGCGGCGGCGACGAGGAGGTGGTGGCCGTGGCCGAATGCGACAACTGTTCGGTCGACGCCATCCAGGCGCTGCTGGGCTGCACCTTCGGCAAGGGGAACCTGCTCCACCGCGACTACGGCAAGACCGCCTTCTCCTTCTACCGGCGCAGCGACGGGTATGCGGAACGCATTGTCGCCACACCGCCGGCAGGCGCGCAGGAGGGAAGCCATGCCGAACGGGCCGCGGCGATCATGGCGGCGCCACTGGAGGAGGCGGTCGCCGTCGGTCCCGCCGGGGAACCGATGCCCTTCCGGGCATCACTCTACCGGAGCGCCCCCTGCGAGGAGTGCGGCGAACCGGTTATGGAGCCCCGGCTCCGCTGTCTGGGAGGAAGGCGCCTCTGTATCCCCTGCTTCCACAAGGTCCTGGAACGTGGTAGGCTCCACGAAAACAACACATGAAAGGGTGCGTGCCATGTTTCTCCATAAGGAGTTCACCTTCGATGCGGCCCATCGGCTCGAGGCGTACCACGGCAAGTGCGAGGCCCTCCACGGCCATACCTACAGGCTCCGGGTCACGCTGGAGGGAAGGCCGGACAGCGAGGGCATGGTGATGGACTTCCTGACCCTCAAGCGGATCGTCACGGACCATGCCCTGGCCTCGCTGGACCACGCCTACCTCAACGACGTCCTCCCCCAGCCGACGGCGGAACGCATCGCCCTCTGGATATGGCGGCAGCTGGCGCCGGAGGTTGACCACCAACATTGTACCCTCTACGCCGTGCAGGTCTGGGAGACCGCCACCTCATCGGTGGCCATCCACCGCGAGGATGTGGAGCGCGCCGAAGCCGAGGGGATGATGCCGCGATGACCCCCTACTGGCACCGCTTCCGTTCGCGCCGGGAGCTCGCCGCGGGGCTGGAGCGTCTGGGGGCGGACAAACGCTGTCTGCCCTACTTCGACCGGAAGCGGGAGACCCTCTCGCTGGTCTTCCCCGAACTGGACTTCCGGGCCGCCAACGCACTGAAGCAGGAGCTGCTCTCCCGGGGCGGCGACGTGGCGGTCCACCGGCAGACCATCGACGGCGGAATCGAGAAAAGCGACTGCATTCTGATCGGCACCGAGAAGCAGCTCCGGATGCTGGCGGACAAGCTGGAGGCCATGCCCTACTGGGGATTGCCGACCGTCCGCACGGCTCTGACGGAGGCCCTGGACAACCTGCACACCGCGGCATCCACCCTGCAGCTGCCTGGGGACAGAACGCTGACGCTGGACAGCCACACCAGGATCATGGGCATCCTCAACCGCACCCCCGACTCCTTCTACGCCGGCAGCCGTGTGGCCTCCCGGGGAACCGTGGCAACAGGCGGCGCCATGCTGGAAGCGGGCGCCGCCATTCTGGACATCGGCGCCGAGTCCTCCCGCCCCGGTTCGGAGCCGGTGAGCGAGGATGAAGAGATGGACCGACTCCTCCCCGACATCGAGGCGCTGCGCAGGGCTTTCCCCGGGGCCGTGCTCTCGGCGGACACCACCAAGGCCTCCGTGGCCCGTGCCGCTGTGGAGGCCGGTGCCGACATGGTCAACGACATCTCCGGGTTCGCCTTCGACGAAGCCATGGCCCCCACGGTGGCCCGACTCGGTGTCCCCACGGTGCTGATGCACATCAAGGGCACCCCGAAAACCATGCAGCGCGACCCCCACTACCACCACCTCTTCGCCGAAATGACCGGATACTTCGACGAGCGGGTCGGCTACGCCCTGCGGTGCGGCATCCGCCGCGACCAGCTGATCCTGGACCCGGGGATCGGCTTCGGCAAGCGGAAGGAGGACAACCTGGCCA comes from the Synergistales bacterium genome and includes:
- the folP gene encoding dihydropteroate synthase, whose amino-acid sequence is MTPYWHRFRSRRELAAGLERLGADKRCLPYFDRKRETLSLVFPELDFRAANALKQELLSRGGDVAVHRQTIDGGIEKSDCILIGTEKQLRMLADKLEAMPYWGLPTVRTALTEALDNLHTAASTLQLPGDRTLTLDSHTRIMGILNRTPDSFYAGSRVASRGTVATGGAMLEAGAAILDIGAESSRPGSEPVSEDEEMDRLLPDIEALRRAFPGAVLSADTTKASVARAAVEAGADMVNDISGFAFDEAMAPTVARLGVPTVLMHIKGTPKTMQRDPHYHHLFAEMTGYFDERVGYALRCGIRRDQLILDPGIGFGKRKEDNLAILRHLEAFRTFGLPLLVGHSRKSTIGRVTGEEDPAGRLEGTLAVSALCAWQGVPLIRVHDVAENAKVLRTIQAVKG
- a CDS encoding TraR/DksA C4-type zinc finger protein codes for the protein MHVQTLTPEQIDYARTFHGHWCPGLAMGLRIAERALATVGPSGGDEEVVAVAECDNCSVDAIQALLGCTFGKGNLLHRDYGKTAFSFYRRSDGYAERIVATPPAGAQEGSHAERAAAIMAAPLEEAVAVGPAGEPMPFRASLYRSAPCEECGEPVMEPRLRCLGGRRLCIPCFHKVLERGRLHENNT
- the queD gene encoding 6-carboxytetrahydropterin synthase QueD; the encoded protein is MFLHKEFTFDAAHRLEAYHGKCEALHGHTYRLRVTLEGRPDSEGMVMDFLTLKRIVTDHALASLDHAYLNDVLPQPTAERIALWIWRQLAPEVDHQHCTLYAVQVWETATSSVAIHREDVERAEAEGMMPR